One part of the Quercus lobata isolate SW786 chromosome 7, ValleyOak3.0 Primary Assembly, whole genome shotgun sequence genome encodes these proteins:
- the LOC115952613 gene encoding uncharacterized protein LOC115952613 isoform X2 has protein sequence MMSKLRNLSSERFPHDLVIDILTRLPVKSLIRFRLPENYLDGLIFAEQAVHRLVVFKGSLALIVFGPTVDEDGEVLDKCDVWVMGQYGVVESWIKKTVGLERIQNFFGCTESGQLLIIMPSGRMVSYDPESLYENSIGIPSPNWLGYTTDLMESLVLLDHK, from the exons ATGATGTCTAAGCTCAGGAATTTGTCATCGGAGCGTTTCCCACACGACCTCGTGATCGACATACTGACTCGGCTACCAGTGAAATCCTTAATCAGATTCAG ACTGCCGGAGAATTACTTAGATGGATTAATTTTTGCCGAACAAGCAGTTCACCGACTTGTGGTGTTCAAGGGATCATTGGCTCTAATTGTTTTTGGTCCTACTGTAGATGAAGATGGTGAAGTTTTAGATAAATGCGACGTGTGGGTGATGGGACAGTATGGTGTGGTTGAGTCTTGGATAAAGAAAACTGTAGGACTCGAGCGGATTCAGAATTTCTTTGGCTGCACTGAAAGTGGTCAACTTCTAATTATAATGCCTTCGGGAAGGATGGTTTCGTATGACCCTGAAAGTCTATACGAGAACAGTATTGGAATTCCAAGTCCTAACTGGTTGGGCTACACAACTGATCTTATGGAAAGCCTGGTTTTACTTGATCACAAATAA
- the LOC115952613 gene encoding F-box/kelch-repeat protein At3g06240-like isoform X1, with the protein MMSKLRNLSSERFPHDLVIDILTRLPVKSLIRFRCVSKSCYSTITDPIFITKHLNLQLNNKAKSLSSNNNHYGFLLYTHDKQLYTAACNGGPTLTLTEVSKFQIPFPVDHYMVDHCNGMFLIYGNRDALIYLWNPNIQKFKVLADGPNGFTLGLAYHCQNNDFKILKIVLNSIFNNNTRPRFEAKVYTLGTDLWRRIEFSVESVPNLGSILDMQYEPFLFFNGALHFMAYTWGKNNTNNFILSFDVNDEIFREIRLPENYLDGLIFAEQAVHRLVVFKGSLALIVFGPTVDEDGEVLDKCDVWVMGQYGVVESWIKKTVGLERIQNFFGCTESGQLLIIMPSGRMVSYDPESLYENSIGIPSPNWLGYTTDLMESLVLLDHK; encoded by the coding sequence ATGATGTCTAAGCTCAGGAATTTGTCATCGGAGCGTTTCCCACACGACCTCGTGATCGACATACTGACTCGGCTACCAGTGAAATCCTTAATCAGATTCAGGTGCGTTTCTAAATCTTGTTACTCTACAATCACCGACCCCATTTTCATTACCAAACACTTGAACCTCCAACTCAACAATAAAGCCAAATCATTATCATCCAATAACAATCATTATGGTTTTCTGCTATATACCCATGACAAACAACTGTACACGGCTGCTTGCAATGGCGGTCCCACGTTGACATTGACTGAGGTTTCTAAGTTTCAAATCCCCTTTCCTGTAGATCATTACATGGTTGACCATTGCAATGGCATGTTCTTGATTTATGGAAATCGTGATGCTTTGATATATTTATGGAACCCAAACATTCAAAAGTTTAAGGTGCTCGCTGATGGTCCTAATGGCTTCACTCTTGGACTTGCCTATCATTGTCAAAACAATGACTTCAAGATTCTCAAAATTGTcctaaattcaatttttaacaataacaCAAGGCCAAGGTTTGAGGCCAAGGTTTACACGTTGGGTACGGATTTGTGGAGAAGGATTGAATTTTCGGTGGAGTCTGTACCCAATCTTGGGTCTATTTTAGATATGCAATATGaaccctttttgttttttaatggagCTCTTCATTTTATGGCATATACTTGGGGCAAAAACAACACTAACAATTTCATTTTGTCCTTTGATGTCAATGATGAAATATTCCGAGAGATAAGACTGCCGGAGAATTACTTAGATGGATTAATTTTTGCCGAACAAGCAGTTCACCGACTTGTGGTGTTCAAGGGATCATTGGCTCTAATTGTTTTTGGTCCTACTGTAGATGAAGATGGTGAAGTTTTAGATAAATGCGACGTGTGGGTGATGGGACAGTATGGTGTGGTTGAGTCTTGGATAAAGAAAACTGTAGGACTCGAGCGGATTCAGAATTTCTTTGGCTGCACTGAAAGTGGTCAACTTCTAATTATAATGCCTTCGGGAAGGATGGTTTCGTATGACCCTGAAAGTCTATACGAGAACAGTATTGGAATTCCAAGTCCTAACTGGTTGGGCTACACAACTGATCTTATGGAAAGCCTGGTTTTACTTGATCACAAATAA
- the LOC115951537 gene encoding protein FAR1-RELATED SEQUENCE 5-like, translating into MPIISDEQICLEGDKENEDIYANIMQNSDCQEKISVWKMEFDSEEHAHQWYNEYAKEVGFSIRKQWKNEDRFSGVISSRRFVCYKEGYRKKDKRVVVKKPRKETRTGCLARLTISLQANGKYQVIDFESNHNHELVDKSCVHMLPSQRIITDVQAIEIELADNSGIPPKLAHELMSRQVGGRENLGFTKQDHKNYLRTKRKRDLQQGEVGGLLNYFLGQVSENPSFFFRVQLDVEDQITNIFWADAKMIFDYGIYGDVVFFDTTYRTNKECRPFGAFVGVNHHYQLVVFGASLLYDETSQSFEWLFHTFFECMSDKKPKTIFTDRDPAMAKAISLVMLETYHRLCLWHIYQNALKNLNHLFKSQKTFNADFRSCIYDGEYEEEFISAWENMLEKYDLQENEWLQDLFKVREKWAMVYGRNTFSAGKKSTQLSESFNSLLKDYLKSDLDIVQFFKHFQRAVDDVRYNEVCANYDMSQKIPTLKVNVPLLRHARDIYTGAVFTMFQDEFEKSLMVVVDTFHQSGPVSTYKVHNCEAIF; encoded by the exons ATGCCTATAATTAGTGATGAACAAATATGCCTTGAAGGtgataaagaaaatgaagatatttATGCTAATATTATGCAGAATTCTGATTGTCAAGAGAAAATATCTGTTTGGAAAATGGAGTTTGACTCAGAAGAGCATGCTCACCAATGGTATAATGAATATGCTAAAGAAGTTGGATTTAGCATTCGAAAGCAATGGAAAAATGAGGATAGATTTAGTGGAGTAATATCAAGTAGAAGATTTGTCTGTTATAAGGAAGGCTACAGAAAAAAAGACAAGCGAGTGGTTGTGAAAAAGCCGCGAAAAGAAACTAGAACTGGTTGCTTAGCAAGACTAACTATTTCTCTTCAAGCTAATGGAAAATATCAGGTCATTGATTTTGAATCAAATCACAATCATGAGTTAGTGGATAAGTCATGTGTACACATGTTACCTTCTCAAAGAATTATTACTGATGTTCAAGCTATTGAAATTGAGTTGGCAGATAATTCAGGTATACCACCTAAATTGGCACATGAATTGATGAGTCGTCAAGTTGGAGGTAGAGAAAATCTTGGTTTTACTAAGCAagatcataaaaattatttgaggACTAAGAGGAAAAGAGATTTGCAGCAAGGTGAAGTTGGGGGtcttttgaattattttcttgGTCAAGTATCAGAAAATCCATCATTCTTTTTTCGAGTTCAATTGGATGTTGAAGACCAAATCACTAACATATTCTGGGCTGATGCTAAAATGATTTTCGACTATGGTATATATGGTGATGTGGTATTCTTTGACACAACTTACAGGACCAATAAAGAGTGTCGACCTTTTGGAGCATTTGTTGGAGTAAATCATCATTATCAACTAGTCGTATTTGGGGCCTCTTTGTTATATGATGAAACTAGTCAGTCatttgaatggctatttcataCATTTTTTGAGTGTATGTCTGATAAAAAGCCAAAGACAATATTTACTGACCGAGATCCTGCAATGGCAAAGGCAATATCTTTAGTGATGCTAGAGACTTATCATAGATTGTGCTTATGGCATATTTATCAAAATGCTCTTAAAAATCTTAATCATCTATTTAAGAGCCAAAAAACCTTCAATGCTGATTTTAGAAGTTGCATATATGATGGTGAGTATGAAGAGGAGTTCATTAGTGCTTGGGAGAATATGTTGGAAAAATATGATCTTCAAGAAAATGAATGGTTGCAAGATCTATTTAAAGTGCGAGAAAAGTGGGCTATGGTGTATGGGAGAAATACCTTTTCTGCGGGTAAGAAAAGTACACAGCTTAGTGAGAGTTTCAACTCTCTTTTAAAAGATTATTTGAAGTCTGATTTGGACATAGTACAATttttcaaacattttcaaaGGGCTGTTGATGATGTCCGTTATAATGAAGTTTGTGCAAACTATGACATGAGCCAAAAAATTCCCACTTTGAAGGTTAATGTTCCTTTGTTGAGACATGCCAGAGATATCTACACAGGAGCTGTTTTTACTATGTTCCAAGATGAGTTCGAAAAGTCATTGATGGTGGTTGTTGACACTTTTCATCAAAGTGGACCAGTTTCTACATATAAAGTTCATAATTGTGAAG CCATATTTTGA
- the LOC115954316 gene encoding F-box/kelch-repeat protein At3g06240-like, translating to MSKLRRDPNLSSERLADDVVFDILSRLAVKSLMRFRWVSKSWNSIITDPIFITKHLNLNKAKSLSNNDNNGYLLYSDYDEDEDGPGTSREDLGTAICNTDRTFTEISRFQIPFLCVDIVGFCNGMFCLIGYEDFVFYLWNPSIKMFKSISLPLKKFDGELTCGLGFAYHSQNNDYKILRIVCGYEESALSREAQVYTLSTDSWRRFVISFGSDHNAGSIDQTFRDPCLFFNGALHALAFTEDCSYSLCFDVNDETFQKIILPEHDFYDGQFSLAVFKGSLAMIGFSVTEYLDVCYIYAMREYGVVDSWTKITVELDDVVDRFFCCVDNGELLFCCGSKVISYDPESPNANDLGITVGLYSWVRYTTDPVESLVLLGQGENETNRETEAEMETDTSLSLEENSRETESSSDTLPLSSKYPSLPSWEVQVTNDSGEFETMLVPRSKHVPYVPWTGGPAEADFVEECYSLIESMKIWISSSSQLSFVRQNELSHEIGLLRNKVESQASTIKTLERCLCSLGTRDVGGSSDPVTDSVGGITPSRADEGDPMNTTVQAKEDFSQHIKRLAPQDPSHCQVHESTTLATFRSKSGHLPSGQQISLDDDDDEEDKEQHTKPLAQRHGKRGHL from the exons ATGTCTAAACTCAGGAGAGATCCGAATTTGTCATCGGAGCGTCTCGCAGACGACGTCGTATTCGACATACTGAGTCGGCTGGCAGTGAAATCCTTGATGAGATTCAGGTGGGTTTCAAAGTCTTGGAACTCCATCATCACAGACCCCATTTTCATCACCAAACACCTCAACCTCAACAAAGCCAAATCATTATCTAACAACGACAACAATGGTTATCTGCTATATTCTGATTACGACGAGGATGAGGATGGTCCTGGTACAAGTCGGGAAGATCTGGGTACGGCTATTTGCAATACCGACCGCACATTTACCGAGATTTCCAGGTTTCAAATTCCCTTTCTTTGTGTCGACATTGTTGGCTTCTGTAATGGCATGTTCTGCCTTATTGGTTATGAGGACTTTGTATTCTATTTGTGGAACCCAAGCATCAAAATGTTTAAGAgtatctctcttcctctcaaaaAGTTCGACGGAGAGCTGACTTGTGGTCTTGGGTTTGCGTACCATTCCCAAAACAATGACTACAAGATTCTCAGAATTGTTTGTGGCTATGAAGAATCAGCGCTGTCGAGAGAGGCTCAGGTCTACACATTGAGTACGGATTCATGGAGAAGGTTTGTAATATCGTTTGGCTCCGACCACAATGCTGGGTCTATTGATCAAACATTTCGAGACccatgtttgttttttaatggaGCTCTGCACGCTTTAGCGTTTACTGAGGACTGCAGTTACAGTTTGTGTTTTGATGTCAATGATGAGACATTCCAAAAGATAATACTCCCGGAGCATGACTTTTACGACGGCCAGTTTTCCCTTGCAGTGTTCAAGGGATCGTTGGCTATGATTGGTTTTTCTGTAACTGAGTATTTAGATGTATGCTACATATATGCGATGAGAGAGTATGGTGTGGTTGATTCTTGGACGAAAATAACTGTAGAATTAGACGACGTGGTTGATAGATTCTTTTGCTGCGTTGACAATGGTGAACTTCTATTTTGCTGTGGCTCAAAGGTAATTTCATATGACCCTGAGAGTCCAAACGCGAACGACCTTGGAATTACTGTTGGACTTTATAGTTGGGTGCGTTACACAACTGATCCCGTGGAGAGCTTGGTTTTACTTGGTCAG GGGGAAAATGAAACGAATAGAGAAACTGAAGCTGAGATGGAGACTGATACTTCTTTGAGTCTTGAGGAAAATTCTAGAGAAACTGAATCTTCTTCGGATACTCTTCCCCTTAGTTCGAAGTACCCCTCTTTACCTTCGTGGGAAGTGCAAGTGACGAATGACTCTGGAGAATTTGAAACCATGCTTGTTCCACGCTCAAAGCATGTTCCTTATGTGCCATGGACGGGAGGCCCG GCTGAAGCAGATTTTGTTGAGGAGTGTTATTCCCTTATTGAGTCCATGAAGATCTGGATTTCATCTAGTTCCCAATTATCTTTTGTCCGTCAAAATGAACTCTCTCATGAAATCGGCCTCTTG CGGAACAAGGTGGAAAGTCAAGCAAGTACCATAAAGACTCTTGAGAGATGTCTTTGTAGTTTGGGAACTCGTGATGTTGGAGGATCAAGTGATCCCGTTACTGATTCAGTTGGTGGTATAACTCCTTCTCGGGCTGATGAAGGTGATCCCATGAACACTACAGTGCAAGCCAAAGAGGATTTCTCTCAACACATAAAGCGTCTTGCTCCTCAAGATCCTTCTCACTGCCAGGTTCATGAGAGTACAACTTTGGCCACGTTTAGATCCAAATCTGGACATCTTCCTTCTGGTCAACAGATTAGCctcgatgatgatgatgatgaggaagaCAAGGAGCAGCACACAAAACCTTTGGCACAACGTCATGGAAAGAGAGGTCATCTGTGA